One region of Dehalococcoidia bacterium genomic DNA includes:
- a CDS encoding MmgE/PrpD family protein: MDASYTLADNIAGITFKDIPSEVVDITKKCILDTFGCILAGSGLSQDSLNVIDLFMEAGGNEESTVIGFNKKLPSWSAAFANGVLAHALDYDDIVDEAGVHPTLCTVPAAFALAEKRGGVSGKEFIASVALGNDLICRLGSAIKRKQDGLVLGFRPAPVLGVFGAAAAAGKILQLDRDRIVDALGIAFHQAAAGTFEVFLSPGDPKIRELYGGSIGMQAALAALMAQRGVTGIKTSFEGPAGLFNLYFQGKYDNDYLIGDLGKRYDGVNVGLKAWSANRIMHNHVQAALELTREHDINPADIEQITLYVTEIQKRYAGEERKKPATGTEARISLPFCVGAAIANKGLRLKSFASEGLTDKVALMLAQKIMAEDISYGEVKSFFAPGKVSIKLKSAAVYTRQIDHPFGHPLNPMRLEDVINKFMDCATYSKSPEQAAHILKTLNELETVKDVREITGSFQ, encoded by the coding sequence ATGGATGCAAGTTATACATTAGCTGACAATATCGCCGGTATTACCTTTAAGGACATTCCATCGGAAGTCGTGGACATAACCAAGAAATGCATACTGGACACGTTCGGCTGCATCCTGGCAGGCTCGGGTTTATCGCAGGATAGCCTGAATGTGATCGACCTTTTCATGGAAGCAGGAGGCAATGAAGAGTCCACAGTCATAGGATTTAATAAAAAGCTGCCTTCCTGGTCGGCCGCTTTCGCCAACGGTGTGCTGGCACATGCCCTGGACTACGACGATATAGTCGATGAAGCCGGGGTCCATCCTACCCTGTGCACCGTCCCGGCTGCTTTCGCCCTGGCCGAAAAGAGGGGCGGTGTGAGCGGCAAAGAGTTCATCGCCTCCGTCGCCCTGGGGAACGATCTGATATGCAGGCTGGGATCCGCCATCAAAAGGAAGCAGGATGGTTTAGTGCTGGGCTTCCGGCCCGCTCCCGTGCTCGGCGTTTTCGGAGCCGCGGCAGCGGCAGGCAAAATACTGCAACTCGACCGGGACCGGATTGTGGATGCCCTGGGCATCGCTTTTCACCAGGCCGCCGCAGGCACATTTGAGGTATTCCTAAGCCCCGGAGATCCTAAAATAAGGGAACTATACGGGGGCAGCATCGGGATGCAGGCCGCCCTGGCAGCGCTGATGGCACAGAGGGGAGTTACGGGGATAAAAACGAGCTTCGAAGGTCCCGCAGGACTCTTCAACTTATATTTCCAGGGAAAATATGACAATGATTATCTGATAGGCGATTTAGGCAAGAGGTATGACGGTGTAAACGTGGGCTTAAAGGCCTGGTCGGCCAATAGAATCATGCATAATCACGTCCAGGCTGCCCTTGAACTGACGCGCGAGCATGATATCAATCCCGCGGACATCGAGCAGATCACGCTTTATGTTACGGAAATACAGAAAAGATACGCCGGAGAAGAGAGGAAAAAACCAGCGACCGGCACGGAAGCAAGGATCAGCCTGCCATTTTGTGTCGGCGCCGCCATCGCCAATAAAGGACTCCGCCTCAAGAGCTTCGCATCAGAAGGACTGACCGATAAAGTTGCATTGATGCTGGCTCAAAAAATAATGGCCGAGGATATCAGCTATGGTGAGGTCAAGTCCTTCTTCGCACCGGGCAAGGTATCCATCAAACTTAAATCGGCGGCTGTTTACACCCGTCAGATCGACCACCCGTTTGGTCATCCGCTCAATCCGATGCGGCTGGAGGACGTTATAAATAAATTTATGGATTGCGCCACGTATTCAAAATCTCCGGAGCAGGCGGCACATATTTTGAAGACTCTCAATGAGCTGGAGACCGTCAAGGATGTGAGGGAAATCACGGGATCATTCCAGTAA
- a CDS encoding nitroreductase family protein has protein sequence MDTIECLLTRRSIRKYTDRPVDDAVVKQLLQVAMAAPSSANEQPWQFVVIRDRKTLGEASKIHTFSYMLDQAALAILVCEDPTFEFNAGRGPLDCSAAIMSILLAAHTLGLGAVWVGIFPVQERIEKTRSLLGIPPHVIPIAFVSLGYADEKPHSEDRFKEERVHYDRWTGGAAG, from the coding sequence ATGGACACCATTGAATGCCTGCTGACACGCAGGAGCATCCGGAAATATACTGACAGGCCCGTGGATGATGCTGTGGTGAAACAATTGTTACAGGTGGCAATGGCGGCGCCTTCTTCAGCTAACGAACAACCGTGGCAGTTCGTGGTTATCAGAGACCGTAAGACGCTCGGTGAGGCATCTAAAATCCATACGTTCTCATATATGCTTGATCAGGCGGCCCTGGCTATACTGGTTTGCGAGGATCCGACCTTTGAATTCAACGCCGGACGGGGTCCGCTTGACTGCTCTGCCGCCATAATGAGCATCCTGCTGGCTGCCCATACCCTGGGGTTGGGAGCTGTCTGGGTAGGCATATTCCCGGTGCAGGAACGCATAGAAAAAACAAGAAGCTTGCTTGGTATACCGCCGCACGTTATTCCCATAGCATTCGTTTCCCTTGGATATGCTGATGAAAAACCTCATAGTGAGGACCGGTTCAAGGAGGAGAGGGTGCACTATGATCGCTGGACCGGCGGAGCAGCAGGCTGA
- a CDS encoding MFS transporter, with product MKSSDCSQNFPGARPPLFYGWVIVIVCFLQQALQNGIQYSFGIFFKPLVADFGWTRASLSGVYALSMICGGLFAIPAGWLADRFGPAKIALICGTLIGLGLILSSRITDLVQLYIAYGFIFGIGTGGVFAISSGITARWFYKKRGLALGIVSAGVGFGILIMPPLTEYFIRAVGWSSSYLIVGITALIIFSATALFLRRDPKDIGCLPYGAVKSEPVDTGSQGQKSYHPAFDGGMTLGNACRTLPLWLLVGTAVLVGVCTQMIFLHLVNYATDIGISPLTAATVMSVIGIGGIFGRILVGSGSDRIGNMNAMILCMAIQTASLVWLIFSGELWMLYVFAALFSFAFGGEIPLLTLLVSERFGLRAVSALVGLMLLASRVGAAVGSWLGGQIFDVTDSYTIAFIIASAASTTAMIAVIAMKKMKKSLLTV from the coding sequence TTGAAATCAAGTGATTGTTCTCAAAATTTCCCCGGCGCACGGCCACCTCTTTTTTATGGTTGGGTCATTGTTATTGTTTGCTTCCTGCAGCAAGCGCTGCAAAACGGCATACAGTATAGTTTCGGAATCTTTTTTAAGCCCCTGGTTGCGGATTTCGGTTGGACCCGCGCTTCCCTTTCCGGCGTATACGCTTTATCAATGATCTGCGGAGGTTTATTCGCCATACCCGCTGGATGGCTGGCGGACAGGTTTGGCCCGGCTAAAATAGCCTTGATCTGCGGCACCCTGATCGGCCTGGGCCTGATACTGAGCAGCCGGATAACCGACCTGGTACAGCTGTATATTGCATATGGCTTTATTTTCGGCATAGGTACCGGCGGGGTATTTGCCATCAGCAGCGGCATCACCGCCCGCTGGTTCTACAAGAAACGTGGACTCGCGTTAGGTATTGTCTCGGCAGGCGTCGGTTTCGGCATTCTTATCATGCCGCCGTTAACCGAGTATTTTATCCGCGCCGTAGGCTGGTCGAGCTCTTATTTGATTGTGGGGATCACGGCCCTGATTATTTTTAGTGCTACCGCCCTGTTTTTACGGCGCGATCCGAAAGACATAGGATGCTTACCTTACGGCGCTGTGAAATCCGAACCGGTGGATACGGGCAGCCAGGGACAGAAATCATATCACCCGGCATTCGACGGCGGTATGACATTAGGGAACGCCTGTCGAACCCTGCCCCTCTGGTTACTTGTCGGCACCGCGGTTCTTGTTGGTGTCTGTACGCAAATGATCTTTTTGCATCTGGTGAACTACGCTACTGACATCGGGATATCCCCGCTGACGGCTGCAACGGTCATGTCCGTTATAGGCATCGGCGGCATCTTCGGCCGCATCCTGGTTGGAAGCGGATCGGACAGAATCGGTAATATGAATGCCATGATCCTGTGTATGGCGATACAAACTGCCAGCCTGGTCTGGTTAATTTTTTCCGGTGAGCTGTGGATGCTGTATGTTTTTGCTGCGCTATTCAGCTTTGCCTTCGGGGGAGAAATTCCTTTGCTAACGTTGCTGGTCAGTGAGCGATTCGGCCTCAGGGCAGTGTCGGCGCTGGTGGGATTAATGTTGCTTGCTTCACGAGTCGGAGCCGCCGTGGGTTCCTGGCTGGGCGGACAGATATTCGATGTTACCGACAGCTATACGATCGCTTTTATTATTGCATCAGCGGCCAGCACGACGGCAATGATCGCCGTAATTGCGATGAAGAAAATGAAAAAAAGCCTCTTAACCGTGTAA
- a CDS encoding Lrp/AsnC family transcriptional regulator codes for MDKKIVDALAIDAHMSSMEMSKQLNICAPTIRRRVNRLIKDDIIRIQAVQINRVKTSITVSILLKVESKVIARAADLLASQKEVGFIVLTAGYFNIVCLCWFESVESYSRFLNTVLYPMEGVLDTDTMICTEYRKYAFIKMNGAANPVKRANKPVDDIDMMIIELLEKDARQKSTVLAKSLNISAPTIRCRINDLLDNNIIRIQAFPNFRMSKTIAAVIALKVANGAVDRIADYLCDMAEARQVLLYTGTYDIGVWAWFESIQAFSEFLKDVINPLEGVEKKEIAIQTEIRKWVHQW; via the coding sequence ATGGATAAGAAGATAGTGGACGCGCTGGCGATAGACGCTCATATGAGCAGTATGGAAATGTCCAAACAGCTCAATATATGCGCTCCAACTATCCGTCGAAGGGTAAACAGGTTAATAAAAGACGATATCATACGTATACAGGCGGTTCAGATAAATCGTGTAAAAACATCAATAACAGTATCTATTTTGCTCAAAGTGGAAAGCAAGGTCATTGCCCGGGCAGCTGATTTGCTGGCGAGTCAGAAAGAAGTGGGTTTTATAGTATTGACTGCCGGCTATTTTAATATCGTCTGCCTGTGCTGGTTCGAATCCGTAGAATCTTATTCCAGGTTTTTAAATACAGTGCTTTATCCGATGGAGGGCGTGCTCGATACCGACACTATGATTTGCACTGAATACAGGAAGTATGCGTTCATTAAAATGAACGGTGCTGCTAATCCTGTCAAACGGGCTAATAAACCGGTTGATGACATCGATATGATGATTATTGAATTATTAGAGAAAGATGCGCGTCAAAAAAGCACCGTGCTGGCCAAAAGTCTCAACATCAGCGCTCCCACCATCAGATGCAGGATAAACGACCTGTTGGACAATAATATTATTCGTATACAGGCTTTCCCAAACTTCCGCATGAGCAAAACAATAGCGGCTGTAATAGCTTTAAAAGTGGCCAACGGCGCAGTAGACCGTATAGCTGATTATTTATGTGATATGGCTGAAGCCAGGCAGGTTTTGTTATATACAGGCACTTACGATATAGGAGTTTGGGCCTGGTTCGAATCTATCCAGGCTTTTTCTGAATTTTTGAAGGACGTTATCAATCCTCTGGAAGGCGTCGAAAAAAAGGAGATCGCCATCCAAACAGAGATCAGGAAATGGGTGCATCAATGGTGA
- a CDS encoding CaiB/BaiF CoA-transferase family protein, translating to MKTLLDGIRVLDLTDENGFLCGRMLAELGADVIKVERPGGDTSRNIGPFYHDIPDPERSLTWFAYNLNKRGITLDIKTGKGRELFKQLVKRSDIIVESHPVGYMKEIGLDYPELKKANQRIIMASITPFGQTGPYNKFAGSDIIVQAMSGYLYICGDPDRPPLRVSLPQSPLFAGGEAAVAALIALYHRDISGEGQYVDVSAQQSMVKNTVNANSLWFTYGMVLERSGAYRVGLGSGTRARQTWPCKDGLVNFVIFGGAPGAVMNKILAQWLKEEGLSTKQREEMDWDNFDVTKFTQEEWEQLEAPVAEFFLRYTKQELFKEALKRHMPICPVLNPADVADFFQLKARDFWVDVEHPELGCVIKYPAGCMRFAAMPALKIRRAPLIGEHNLEVFHGELGLSPEKIDEFKLNKII from the coding sequence ATGAAAACGCTGCTTGATGGCATACGCGTATTGGATCTGACCGACGAAAACGGTTTTCTCTGCGGACGGATGCTTGCCGAGCTGGGGGCTGATGTTATAAAGGTTGAGAGGCCGGGGGGTGACACCTCCCGCAACATCGGCCCCTTTTATCATGACATACCTGACCCCGAGAGAAGCCTGACCTGGTTTGCTTATAACCTGAATAAGAGAGGTATCACCCTCGATATTAAGACCGGGAAGGGAAGAGAGCTTTTCAAACAGCTTGTTAAAAGGTCCGATATCATAGTTGAATCCCATCCCGTCGGATACATGAAAGAGATCGGTTTAGACTATCCCGAGCTTAAGAAAGCCAACCAGCGCATTATCATGGCGTCCATCACGCCTTTCGGGCAAACCGGGCCCTACAATAAATTCGCAGGTTCAGACATTATCGTCCAGGCGATGAGCGGATATTTATATATCTGCGGCGATCCTGACCGTCCTCCTTTGCGTGTTAGTTTACCGCAATCGCCTTTGTTCGCAGGCGGTGAAGCGGCCGTTGCCGCTTTAATTGCCCTGTATCACAGGGACATCTCAGGCGAAGGTCAGTATGTCGATGTATCGGCGCAGCAGAGCATGGTCAAGAACACGGTAAACGCAAACTCTCTGTGGTTCACTTATGGAATGGTCTTGGAAAGGTCAGGCGCATATAGAGTGGGGTTGGGCAGCGGCACACGTGCGCGCCAAACATGGCCGTGCAAAGACGGGCTCGTAAATTTCGTAATATTCGGGGGCGCGCCGGGAGCGGTAATGAATAAAATACTCGCTCAATGGCTAAAAGAAGAAGGCCTGTCCACTAAACAGAGAGAGGAAATGGATTGGGATAACTTTGACGTAACCAAATTTACGCAGGAAGAGTGGGAACAGCTCGAAGCCCCGGTAGCCGAGTTTTTTTTACGATATACCAAACAGGAATTATTCAAGGAAGCCCTGAAAAGGCACATGCCTATCTGTCCGGTATTGAATCCGGCGGATGTGGCGGATTTTTTTCAGCTCAAGGCAAGAGATTTCTGGGTGGATGTGGAACATCCGGAACTCGGCTGTGTGATCAAGTATCCTGCCGGTTGCATGAGGTTTGCGGCAATGCCTGCACTTAAAATTCGTAGGGCGCCGTTAATCGGCGAGCACAATCTGGAGGTCTTTCACGGTGAGCTCGGCCTATCTCCGGAGAAAATCGACGAATTTAAATTGAACAAAATTATTTGA
- a CDS encoding CoA transferase has translation MGKLALDGIKVLDFTWVIAGPLVTKCLADYGAKVVRVETITRPCFTRSSAPFKNGNGPDNSAYFAYYNPNKYSIALNLKSPTGLNVARKLADWADIIVTNYVPGKMKKLGLDYEKVRVTNPDVIMLNTSGFGETGPMSPMPTSGNVLVALTGFNSFSGWPGRDCVQPYGPVNDFVTPYFCIAAIMAALRYRGKTGEGQFIDVSQLEAGIQFLAPGMLDYTANGRLPASVGNTSPNATPHGVYPCLDNRWCSIAVFSTTEWESFCTAIGDPALADNPKFNTLENRKKNEEELNDLVGQWTKNRTPESVMSLLQAAGVQAGPVESAKDVCEDPQLKARNHFWFMQHPAIGDCMHVGEAAILSDTPAQPNMPAPCLGEHTEMIATDILSLSEDELLKLLTNEGS, from the coding sequence ATGGGAAAGCTGGCGCTTGATGGAATAAAGGTTCTTGATTTTACCTGGGTCATTGCAGGTCCCCTGGTGACGAAATGCCTGGCTGATTACGGCGCGAAAGTTGTGCGGGTGGAAACCATTACACGCCCCTGTTTCACCAGGTCTTCCGCCCCTTTCAAAAACGGTAACGGTCCCGATAATTCGGCCTATTTCGCTTATTACAATCCCAATAAATACAGTATCGCATTGAATCTTAAAAGCCCAACCGGGCTTAACGTCGCCAGGAAACTGGCGGACTGGGCGGACATCATTGTCACCAACTACGTGCCCGGCAAGATGAAGAAACTCGGGCTTGACTATGAGAAAGTACGAGTTACCAATCCGGATGTGATTATGTTAAACACCTCGGGATTCGGAGAAACAGGTCCGATGTCGCCGATGCCCACGTCAGGTAACGTTCTGGTAGCCCTGACAGGATTTAACAGCTTCAGCGGTTGGCCGGGCAGGGATTGCGTGCAACCATATGGCCCGGTCAATGATTTCGTCACTCCCTATTTCTGCATCGCTGCTATTATGGCCGCACTGAGATATCGGGGCAAGACAGGCGAAGGGCAATTTATTGATGTTTCCCAGCTGGAAGCCGGTATCCAGTTCCTGGCGCCGGGCATGCTGGATTACACCGCTAACGGCAGACTGCCGGCAAGTGTCGGCAATACCTCACCCAATGCGACGCCGCACGGCGTTTATCCCTGCCTGGATAACAGATGGTGCTCAATCGCAGTATTCTCCACTACCGAATGGGAGTCATTCTGCACGGCCATAGGCGATCCTGCCCTGGCTGACAACCCAAAGTTCAATACGTTAGAGAACAGGAAGAAAAACGAAGAGGAGCTTAACGACCTGGTCGGACAATGGACGAAAAACAGGACGCCTGAAAGCGTGATGAGCCTGCTGCAGGCAGCAGGTGTGCAGGCAGGCCCGGTGGAGAGCGCTAAAGATGTGTGCGAAGACCCTCAATTGAAAGCTCGCAACCATTTCTGGTTTATGCAGCATCCGGCAATAGGTGATTGCATGCACGTGGGCGAGGCGGCGATACTGTCGGATACGCCCGCGCAACCCAATATGCCTGCTCCCTGCCTGGGTGAGCACACGGAGATGATAGCCACAGATATTTTATCTCTTTCAGAGGATGAGTTACTCAAATTATTAACCAATGAAGGATCCTGA
- the dctP gene encoding TRAP transporter substrate-binding protein DctP, which produces MRNKTIVTISALAMVILFVLVACTAAPAAQTTKPSEDSASQATAQDPIVLVAATMYPAGNTYATIAQLYAAAVLQATEGRVKIVVNPGESLCPGAEELAAVNSGSVDAAMTVINYVVGQVPLANVGALPWVGIPDIDSNLAAAAEGLPIIQKGFEKYNIHINWYACAPSAYGLATKKEVRVPSQAKGLKIRSAGGAMDELISGWGCSTVTLPTSEMYQSIQYGVSDGTLLSVPSMVAFKLPEVAPYYCDLDIGTGGFLFYVNKDKWNRISSADQEAIAKVTPEFMKVVLQVNAANIEKGRKELPDMGENVYVPTADEMKLWKAPAQAIWDKYAASSPEAKQLTDIYRKYGAGY; this is translated from the coding sequence ATGAGAAACAAAACAATCGTCACCATATCGGCACTGGCAATGGTAATTCTGTTCGTATTGGTTGCCTGCACCGCGGCCCCCGCCGCTCAGACAACCAAACCGTCGGAAGATAGTGCCTCTCAGGCAACCGCCCAGGATCCGATCGTTCTTGTGGCTGCAACCATGTACCCGGCGGGGAATACATACGCCACTATAGCGCAATTATATGCCGCGGCGGTCCTGCAAGCTACTGAAGGCAGGGTAAAAATCGTTGTGAATCCGGGTGAATCGCTGTGTCCGGGCGCGGAAGAGCTGGCTGCGGTAAACAGCGGCAGCGTGGATGCGGCTATGACCGTCATCAACTACGTGGTCGGCCAGGTACCCCTTGCCAATGTGGGGGCGCTTCCCTGGGTAGGAATACCCGACATCGATAGCAATCTGGCGGCGGCAGCGGAAGGTCTGCCCATAATCCAGAAAGGTTTTGAAAAATATAATATTCACATTAACTGGTATGCCTGCGCCCCATCGGCATACGGCCTGGCGACAAAGAAGGAGGTCCGTGTGCCGTCCCAGGCCAAAGGTCTCAAGATCAGGTCCGCCGGAGGCGCCATGGACGAGTTGATATCCGGTTGGGGATGCAGTACGGTTACCCTCCCGACATCCGAGATGTACCAGTCCATACAATACGGTGTCTCGGACGGCACGCTTCTTTCAGTTCCATCGATGGTGGCTTTTAAGCTGCCCGAGGTCGCCCCGTATTATTGTGACCTGGACATCGGAACCGGAGGCTTCCTGTTCTATGTCAATAAGGACAAGTGGAACAGGATATCCAGCGCAGACCAGGAAGCGATCGCCAAGGTTACTCCGGAATTCATGAAAGTTGTTTTGCAGGTAAACGCAGCAAATATTGAGAAAGGCCGCAAGGAATTACCTGATATGGGAGAGAATGTGTATGTCCCGACCGCTGATGAAATGAAGCTCTGGAAAGCGCCGGCGCAGGCAATCTGGGACAAATACGCCGCATCCAGCCCTGAGGCCAAACAGCTCACAGATATATACCGGAAATACGGCGCGGGTTATTAG
- a CDS encoding TRAP transporter small permease subunit: MVKIQPALSKFNRFCASISGIGFLIIIFLTVYEVVVRYAFRMPTAWTLEISSYMLLTATFLSASYTLETGGHIKIDLIPTLLKPKPRKILAIIVNILGILFVTLWLWKSAVLAWDSFSLYWVSRTRLEVTLWPFYAVIPFGLFFLLFQYVILLVREIAGILPAPANNVEEEI; encoded by the coding sequence ATGGTCAAAATACAGCCTGCGCTAAGTAAATTCAACAGGTTCTGTGCGTCCATCTCCGGTATCGGATTCCTGATAATCATATTTCTAACCGTGTATGAGGTAGTTGTACGGTATGCATTTAGAATGCCGACGGCGTGGACCTTGGAAATATCTTCGTACATGTTGTTAACCGCCACCTTCCTGTCGGCCTCATACACACTTGAGACAGGCGGCCACATCAAGATAGATCTGATCCCCACTCTGCTGAAGCCGAAACCCAGAAAAATACTGGCAATCATTGTTAATATACTGGGAATCCTGTTTGTCACCTTATGGCTCTGGAAGAGTGCCGTGTTAGCCTGGGACAGCTTCAGCCTATATTGGGTTTCAAGGACGAGGCTGGAAGTAACATTGTGGCCCTTTTATGCAGTGATCCCCTTCGGTCTGTTCTTTTTACTTTTTCAATACGTCATACTGCTTGTCCGGGAAATAGCGGGCATACTGCCGGCTCCGGCGAATAACGTGGAAGAAGAAATATAA
- a CDS encoding TRAP transporter large permease codes for MDVGIIGVLLFVFLILLVIAGMPIAFAIGLSSLLGIWVFIGPNALSQIAVISYKFGTDPALVLVPMFVVMAELLSKSGVAEQAFDAGSKWFNKVRGGLGATAAVAGMLFGACCGSSSGGTATIGLAAMPQLNKHRYDGGFAAGIIAAAGTLSIIIPPSAMLIIYGLLTEESIGKLFIAGILPGIVTTAIFIIFILIYAKFRPQDVEPSMTGVTWRDRFASLKNIWVFILIVIGVLGSIYAGICTPTESACVGAFLSLIVAAAYKKLTWHSLRDVLLSAARISCFIIFILFSAFTFSYLLTYLGIPQLIAETIVKSGMSNTAFVILTMFIFILLGCLLDPAGILVLTLPTLVPVMRILNIDFIWYGVLVTMCMMIGNLTPPVGLNLFVMKTIAPDIPMKRIIIGTAPFVALIIVSMLIVFLFPQVATVLPNMMRN; via the coding sequence ATGGATGTTGGAATAATCGGGGTCTTACTGTTCGTATTTCTGATTTTACTGGTGATCGCCGGTATGCCGATTGCTTTTGCCATCGGCCTGAGCAGCCTGCTGGGCATCTGGGTTTTCATAGGGCCGAATGCACTATCGCAAATAGCCGTAATAAGCTATAAATTCGGCACCGACCCCGCACTGGTTCTGGTTCCCATGTTCGTCGTAATGGCGGAGCTCTTAAGCAAAAGCGGCGTAGCGGAGCAGGCTTTCGATGCGGGGAGCAAATGGTTTAATAAAGTTCGCGGCGGCCTCGGGGCAACCGCTGCAGTTGCAGGCATGTTGTTTGGAGCCTGCTGCGGCAGCAGCTCCGGTGGCACAGCCACAATAGGCCTGGCTGCTATGCCGCAGCTTAACAAACACAGGTATGACGGCGGCTTTGCCGCCGGAATAATAGCAGCCGCCGGAACTCTGAGTATCATCATTCCCCCCAGCGCAATGTTGATCATATACGGCCTGTTGACCGAGGAGTCCATCGGAAAACTATTTATCGCAGGTATCTTGCCCGGGATAGTAACCACTGCAATCTTCATTATATTCATACTGATCTACGCCAAATTCAGGCCGCAGGATGTTGAACCTTCCATGACCGGAGTTACCTGGCGTGACAGGTTTGCATCGCTCAAGAACATCTGGGTATTCATACTGATCGTCATAGGTGTGCTGGGGTCAATCTACGCGGGCATTTGTACGCCAACCGAAAGCGCCTGTGTGGGCGCCTTTCTCTCTTTAATTGTCGCAGCCGCGTACAAAAAGCTGACCTGGCACAGCCTTCGGGACGTCCTGCTCAGCGCGGCCAGGATCTCCTGTTTTATTATCTTCATCCTTTTTTCCGCCTTCACATTTTCATATCTGCTTACTTACCTGGGCATACCGCAACTGATCGCTGAAACCATAGTCAAGAGCGGCATGTCAAATACCGCCTTTGTGATACTGACCATGTTTATTTTCATTTTGCTCGGTTGCCTGCTCGATCCTGCCGGAATCCTGGTGCTCACCCTGCCCACCCTGGTCCCGGTTATGAGGATTCTGAATATCGATTTTATCTGGTACGGAGTTTTGGTCACGATGTGTATGATGATAGGTAACCTGACTCCCCCGGTAGGACTGAATCTGTTCGTGATGAAGACCATAGCTCCGGATATTCCCATGAAAAGAATAATAATTGGGACGGCGCCGTTTGTCGCACTGATAATCGTCAGTATGCTCATCGTTTTCTTATTCCCGCAGGTGGCAACGGTTCTGCCGAATATGATGCGCAACTGA
- a CDS encoding enoyl-CoA hydratase-related protein, which yields MDTSTDELLFECDNGIGVITLNRPERRNAITSTMGESFVKVLEQARKRDDIKVLIITGSGEGFCAGADAASRLKERIGDGGYKALEKSRSELLEPGMIVMPHALMDLGKPVIAAVNGVAAASGLSLALLCDFRIASEKARFVASWVRIGLMPDAGASYWLPRIVGVDNALKLFYTGEAIDAAEAKRINLVTQVVPHEELMSTAMDFAGKIASMPSVSIELTHRTVYRLFNEELARQLFNENLAMNICFNTEDFREGTKAFLEKRKPVFKGI from the coding sequence ATGGATACTTCGACTGACGAGCTGTTATTCGAGTGTGACAACGGGATTGGGGTTATCACTCTCAACCGGCCGGAAAGGAGAAATGCGATCACCTCAACGATGGGTGAAAGCTTTGTTAAAGTATTGGAACAGGCCAGAAAAAGGGATGATATCAAGGTACTGATCATCACTGGCAGCGGCGAAGGCTTCTGCGCCGGCGCCGATGCTGCCAGCCGTCTCAAAGAACGGATAGGAGACGGCGGTTACAAAGCGCTGGAGAAATCCCGCTCGGAGCTTCTGGAACCCGGCATGATAGTAATGCCCCACGCGCTTATGGACCTCGGTAAACCCGTAATTGCCGCTGTTAACGGTGTCGCTGCCGCCTCGGGCCTTTCTCTGGCGCTGTTGTGTGACTTTCGCATAGCTTCAGAAAAAGCCAGGTTTGTCGCTTCATGGGTAAGGATAGGGTTGATGCCGGACGCAGGCGCAAGCTACTGGCTGCCAAGGATAGTGGGGGTTGATAATGCTCTGAAGCTATTTTATACTGGTGAAGCGATTGATGCGGCCGAGGCAAAGAGGATAAACCTTGTTACACAGGTTGTTCCGCATGAAGAGCTCATGAGTACAGCCATGGACTTTGCAGGCAAAATAGCCAGTATGCCCTCGGTGTCGATTGAGTTGACCCACCGTACGGTTTACCGTTTATTCAACGAGGAGTTGGCGAGGCAGCTGTTTAATGAAAACCTGGCAATGAACATCTGCTTTAACACGGAAGATTTCAGAGAAGGTACAAAGGCTTTTCTCGAGAAGCGAAAGCCCGTATTTAAAGGCATCTAG